Genomic window ([Eubacterium] hominis):
GACATCCTACAAGGTAGAAAAGGACCAAAGCGTGATGCTGTCATCTTAAACAGTGCCCTTGCTTTATATGCACATCATAAAGCAGATACCATAGCAGATGGTATTACTCTAGCAAAACAAAGCATTGATACCAAAGCCGCTCTTCATAAATTTGAACAGTTTCGTGAATTATCCAATCAAGAGGTTGCCCTATGATTTTAGATACCATTATTGAAAAGAAAAAAGAAACGCTGGAGCAGTCTTTTCAAAATCAAAGTCTTTTGTATCATCCCATTGCGCACCAAATGAAAAACAAAGAAGATTTATTCGTGATTGGAGAGATAAAAAAAGCAAGTCCCAGCAAAGGCGTCATTGTAAAAGATTTTAATGTAGAAAAGTTCACGAAAGAATATACGATGGCAGGTGTGGATGCCCTCTCTATCCTTACTGAAGAAAATTTCTTCCAGGGTTCTTTAGAAAACATCAAGCTTGCGAAAGCTTTCAGCCATATTCCTGTGTTACGAAAAGATTTCATTATGGATGCCAGAGAGATCATTCAAAGTAAACAAGTCGGTGCCGATATGATTCTACTCATTACAGCGATGTTGAGTGATGAACAGCTTCGTACATTTTATCAGATGGCGAATATGTTATATCTTGAATGTATTGTGGAAGTTCATAATGAAGAAGAATTGACGCGTGCCTTAAAGATTCATCCTGAAATCATCGGCATCAATAATCGTGACTTGTACACATTTGAAGTATCCTTAGAAACCACAAAGCGCTTAGCACAAAAGATTCCAGATGATATATGTATCGTTTCAGAAAGTGGTATTTTTACCCACGATGATATGGAATTTGTGAAAGCTGCCGGCGTAGATGCGGTACTCATCGGAGAAAGTTTTATGCGATGTGATAACTTTATGGAGCATCTGCAGCATCTACGTTATGGTTCATATTAAAATCTGTGGCATGTGCAGCATACAGGATATTCAATGCGTTAATGAAGTAAAAGTAGACTATGCCGGCTTTGTATTTGCATCTGGGAAACATCAAATATCCATTAACGAAGCAAAAAATCTTATTCCACATTTAAACCACAGTAAAAGTGTAGGTGTCTTTGTGAATGAACAGGTAGATGAAATTGCACATATTGCAAATACAATCCATCTGGATGTGATACAGCTACATGGAGAAGAAAGTCAAAAAGATATACAATATCTGAAAGAAAACACCCCATGTGAAGTATGGAAGGCGATTCGCCTTCACACTTTGAAAGATTATCAATTATTTCATGAACTTCATCCCGATTGTTTCCTTGTGGACAGCTTTGATAGATCAAGCTATGGTGGAACCGGGAAAAGAATTAAAAAAGAATTACTGGCATCCTTAGATTTAAGCGATAAAATACTGGCAGGTGGTATCAATACACAAAATGTACATGAAATACTATCGTATCATCCTTATATGATTGATGTATCCAGTGGTGTAGAAACAAATGGCAGTAAAGATATACAAAAAATAAGAAAATTAATAAGCGAGGTAAAAAAATGATAAAAGGTATGTATGGAAGTTATGGCGGTCAATATGCCCCAGAAACTTTGATGGTTGCGTTAAATGAACTAGAAGAAGCCTATGCGGCAGTAAAGGATGATCCATCCTTTCAAGAAGAATTAGCATTTTATTTAAAAGAATATGCCAATCGTCCTTCTTTATTCTATTATGCGAAAAAGATGAGTGAAGATTTAGGTGGCGCGAAGATTTATTTAAAACGAGAAGACTTAAATCATACAGGTGCCCATAAAATCAATAATGTTTTAGGACAAACATTAATTGCGAAACGTATGGGAAAAACCAAAATTATCGCAGAAACAGGAGCTGGTCAGCATGGTGTTGCCAGTGCGACTGCCGCTGCATTATTCGGTATGGAATGTGAAGTATTCATGGGGGAAGAAGATATCAAAAGACAGGCATTGAATGTCTTTAAAATGGAACTTTTAGGTGCGAAGGTAACCAGCGTATCTAGTGGTACTGGAACATTAAAGGATGCGACCAATGAAGCCATGCGTACATGGGCACAACGTTGTGAAGATACATTCTATGTATTAGGTTCTACCGTAGGACCACATCCCTACCCGATGATTGTACGCGATTTTCAAAAGATCATCAGTGAAGAAACCAAAGCACAATGCTTAAAAAAAGAAGGTAGATTACCTGATTATGTCATTGCCTGTGTAGGCGGTGGCAGTAATGCCATGGGCAGTTTCTATGATTTTATTGAAGATGAGCAGGTACAATTAATTGGCTGTGAAGCAGCTGGAAAAGGTGTAGATACAGCATTACATGCTGCCACGATCACAAAAGGCAGTACAGGTGTTTTACATGGTATGAAATCCATATTCCTTCAAGATAAATTTGGACAGATTATGGATGTATACTCTATATCTGCTGGTCTAGATTATCCAGGTGTTGGACCTGAACATGCGCATTTAAATGAAATCAAACGTGCAAAATATGTGCCTGTCACAGATGAGGAAGCAGTTAATGCATTCTTGTATTTGACAAAGACAGAAGGCATCATACCAGCTATTGAAAGCTCCCATGCCTTAGCATACGCAATGAAGCTGGCGCCAACGCTTTCAAAAGATAAAATCATCGCTGTCACGCTATCTGGTCGTGGAGATAAAGATGTAAAAAGTATTGCGGAATATATGGAGGTACAAATCAATGAATAGAATCGATCAAAAAATGCAAGACCTGAAAGCGAAACATCAAAGTGCTTTTATTGGCTTTTTAACTGCTGGTGATCCCGATATCCCCACATGTCTTGCCTGTTTAAAACAAATGGAGGATAACGGCTGTGATATCATAGAAATCGGGCTTCCCTTCAGTGATCCCATCGCAGAAGGACCATTGATTCAGGCAGCAAACCTGCGTGCATTGACTCATGGCATTACCACAGATGATGTCATGGAAATGGTAAAAACATTTCGATTACAAAGTGACATTCCTTTATTATTCTTATTGTATTACAACCAGATTTTCACTTATGGCATAGAGAAATTTCTAAAAGCCTGTCATGACGCAGGTATTGATGGACTTATTATTCCTGACTTGCCATTGGAACATCGGGAAGAAATCGTACCATACGCAGATGCATACGATATCGATATCATTTCCCTCGTTACTCCTGTATCCAAACAAAGAAAACAAGAAATCGTATCTAACAGCAAAGGCTTCTTATACTGTGTAACTTCTACTGGTGTAACAGGTGAACGTAGTTCTTTTAAAACAGATTTAAAAGCCTTTATTGATGAATTAAATCAATATACAGATACACCAAAAGCACTGGGCTTTGGTATATCTACACCTGAACAAATTAAAGAAATGAAAAATTATGCGGATGGTATTATCGTTGGTAGTGCAATTGTTAGAAGAATTGAAGCAATCACAACCCAAAATAAAACCCCGGAGGATGTCGGTGAATTTGTGAAAACATTAAGTGATGCCTGCCATGCTTAAACTATTTCCCAGGAAATAGACAAAATTAATGAATTATTCCTATATAAAGACTAAAAAGGACTATTTTAGTCCTTTTTAGTCTTTGATATCATGATAATACAAGTCTTTTAATTCTTCTTTTACATTGCGTGAACCAAGTTTACGCATAGCTTTATTTTCAATCTGACGAACACGTTCTCTGGTAATGCCATAAATTTTACCAATATCCTCTAAGGTCATTGGTGTTTCTCCATTTAGACCATATCGTCGTATGATAACATCTCTTTCCCGCTCTTTCAAAACAGATAACGATTTTTGTACAGTTTCTTTCATATACATAGCATCTGCATTTTGTTGCGGTGTTAAGGTAGCTTCATCGGATAACATATCTCCAAGACTAGTATCCCCATCCTCATCTATTTGAGCATCAATGGATACTGTTGTTTGTGTTAATCCCATTAAATCGCGAACTTCTTCAGGTGTCATATTACAATCTTTTGCAATTTCCTCGATGGTTGGCTCTCTTTGCAGCTCTTTCATCAAACGATCAATCGCCTTACGGATCTTAAATTCACTTTCTGCGATATGCACAGGTATATGAATAATCTTTTCTTTATCTAAAATATAACGTGTGATATACTGGCGAATCCATTGGGTTGCATATGTGGAAAACTTAAACCCTTTACGATAATCAAACTTTTCTACAGCACGAATTAATCCAAGATTTCCTTCTTGAATCAAATCCATAAATGGTACATTATAACGGTTAAACTGCTTTGCGATATTTACGACAAGCTTTAAATTACAATCAATAAAATACTCCTTCGCATTTTCATCGCCTTCTTCAATTTTCTTGAAATATTCAATTTCTTCTTCATGTGTCAATCTAGGATATCCACCAATAGAACGCAGATAGCTTTGTACATTGCCACGGATAGATTGTGAATTTCCCATACTTCCGCCCTCTTTCATGTATCCTTCTATGCCTTTATTTTATCGTATCCACTCTTGAATTACAAGAAAAATAAAAGCCCTTTTAATGAGCCATGAGCTTTAAAAGGGCAATTTATTTTAATTAGGATTCTTAGTAATACTTAATACTTTATAGCCACTTGCTTCTAAATCTTTTTCCAATTCATCTGTTTGGAATGTATCAATACGAATGATCATATCCGCAAAGCCGTTATGTTGTGAATATACCCCTAAGTGGGTAATATTGCAGTTATTGCGAACAAAGATTTCTGACAAGCTTCCGATTGTGCCAAGTTCATCTTTTACTTCGATACAAACGCGGCTTCCTCTTTCGCGATATCCTAAGATATCAAGGAATGCGCTTAATACATCGTTGCTTGTTAAGATACCAACAACTTCTTTATCATCATTTACAACTGGTAAACATCCGATATCATGTTTATACATCAACAATGCTGCATCTTCCAAGAAAGAATCTTCGTGGATGGTAATGACATCACGAATCATGATTGCATCAACGGTTGTTTTACTTAACAGATAATTTAATTCATAGATACTCAGACTGGTCGCTTTTGTTGCGCCATTCTTTGAAATCATTCCTTCTGTCACTAGACCTACTAATTTTTTGCCATTGACAACAGGAATACGGTGTAATTTTTTCTCATTCATGATATCGACGACTTCACTGATCTTATTGTTTACACCAATACAAATAGGATTTTTCGTCATTCTGTTTTTTACATACATGGTTTCTTATCCTCCTAAGTACGCTTTCTGGATTTCTTCACTTTCAGATAGTTCTTTTCCTGTACCACTCATTACAATATTTCCGGTTTCCATAACATAAGCACGATGAGCGATGGATAAAGCCATACGTGCATTCTGTTCCACCAGCAATACAGTTGTGCCCTTCGCATTGATATCTTTGATGATATTAAAGATTTCTTTTACAAGAATTGGTGCTAAGCCCATACTTGGTTCATCCAGCAACAGAATTTTTGGATTTGCCATCAATGCTCTTCCCATGGCTAACATCTGTTGTTCACCACCGGATAAAGTTGCTGCATTTTGTTTACTACGATCCTTCAATATTGGAAAACGGTCATAAACTGCTTCTAAATCACGTTTGATACCATCTTTATCTTTTCTCTGATAAGCTCCAAGCTCCAAATTTTCTAATACAGTCATTCCAGCAAAGATTCTTCTTCCTTCAGGAACATGACTGATACCTAGTTTCATTATATCCTGTGCTGAACATTTATTCAACACTTTCCCATCATAGGTAATCGTACCGGCACTTGGTTTTACAAGTCCACTTAAGGCTTTTAATATACTTGTTTTCCCAGCCCCGTTCGCACCAATCAGGGTTACGATTTCGCCTTCATTTACTTCCAAGTCAATGCCTTTTACCGCATGAATAGCACCATATTTTATATTCAGTCCTTCTACCTTTAACATACTATATCTCCTCACCCAAATAAGCTTCGATTACTCGTTTATTTGTTTTGATTTCTTCTGGTACACCTGATGCGATAATCTTGCCATAATCTAATACATAGATTCTTTCACACAGATTCATAACCAGTGACATATCATGTTCAATCAATAGAATACTGATATGGAATTCATCTCTGATAAAACGAATCAGATTTGTTAATTCAGCGGTTTCTTGCGGATTCATACCGGCAGCAGGTTCATCTAAGAATAATAGTTTAGGATTTGTTGCCATGGCACGGGCAATCTCTAATCTTCTTTGTTCCCCATAAGGCAGGTTGCTAGCAAGTTCATCCTTTTTATCCTCCAAATGGAAGATTTTTAATAACTCCATTGCTTTCTTACGCATCTTTTCTTCTTCTTTATAAAAGGCAGGTAAACGTAACAATGCTGTAATGGTTCCATATTTTACATCTTTGTTCATGGCAATTAAAACATTATCTAAAACTGTCATTTCTTTAAACAGACGAATATTCTGGAATGTTCTCGCAAGACCCATAGCTGTAATCTTATATGGTTTTACACCATTTAGTTTTACTGCTTTTCCATCTTTTTCAAATTCAATTGTTCCCTCACTTGGAACATATACCCCAGTTAACATGTTAAACAATGTTGTTTTACCAGCACCATTTGGTCCAATCAGACCAACTAGTTCTCCTTCATTGATTTCCATATTTACATTGGAATTTGCACAAAGACCATCAAAGTTCTTTGTTAATTTTTTTACAGAAAGTAAAGGCATATTAATCTACCTCCTTTTTCTTTTTCCACTTCGCAGGAAGAAAATCTGTGATTTCTTTATTGCCGAATAATCCCTGTGGTCGATATACCATGATTAAGATAATCGCTAATGCATAAATGATCATACGAATTTCCGCATAACTCTGTAAGAACAGGTTGATTAATCCTAATACGATTGCCGCAAGGATACTTCCAGATAGAGAACCCATTCCACCAAATACAACGATAACCAAAATATCGATGGATTTCATAAATCCAAACGTAGATGGTTTTAATACATAGAAATATGAAGCGTATAATGCACCAGCTATGGATGCCAGTACAGCACCAATAACAAATGCCAATGTTTTATATTTTGTTGTATTGATACCCATAGATTCACTGGCAATTTCATCTTCACGTACAGAAATACAGGCACGTCCATGTGAAGAACGAACAAAGTTGTGTACAACCAGAATGCTAATGACGATAAAAATAAATACTAATGGAAATGTTGTCAGTTTAGGAATACTGCTTAAGCCAGCAGCACCACCCGTGATTTCCATATTTTGAATTGCAATACGAATGACTTCTGAAAAGCCTAATGTTGCGATGGCAAGATAATCTCCACGCAAACGAAGAGTTGGAATAGCAACGATTAAAGCAACAATAGATGTAATGATCGCACCAATCAACATTCCTAAAAATAGCCCTCCCATATTAGGGATTTTCAATAATGTAATAGCTGCACAATATGCGCCAATTGACATAAAACCTGCATGTCCTAAAGAGAACTGTCCGGTAAAACCGATAATCAGGTTAAGTCCTAATGCTAATATAATATTTATACCAATCGTAATAATTGTTACCTGATAAGTATTTGGAATCAAATTTCCCATAATCATTGCCTGAAAGATACCAAAGATCACACATGCAATGATGGTCCATATCAAATTGCGTTTTGTAAATTGATTTTTCATAGACGATTCCTCCTAAACTTTCTCTTTCACATTTTTACCAAGTAAACCACTTGGTTTGATGATCAGAATAATGATCAGGATCAGATATACGACAGCATCTTTTACCATAGAGAAGCCATATCCACTAGCTAATGTTTCAAGAATACCAATAGCCTCTCCACCTAGCATTGCGCCAGGAATAATTCCGATACCACCAAATACTGCGGCGATAAATGCTTTTAGACCTGGTATCATCCCCATTAAAGGGTCAATAGAGTTATAATACATACCAATCATAACACCAGCAGCACCGGCTAATGCACTACCAATGGCGAAAGTAAATGAAATTGTGTGATTTACATTGATTCCCATTAATTCTGCTGCATCAGGATCTGTAGACACGGCACGCATTGCTTTACCAATTTTGGTTTTCTTAACGATCAACTGTAAAGCAATCATTAATACAATAGAAGTAATGAAAATCATAATCTGATGATTACTGATTTGAAGTCCAGCAACGGTATACACTTCTTTAGGGAAGAAATCAGCTGGATATGTACGAATGTTTGGTCCCATTACATACATCATTGCATATTCCATAAATAAGGAAACGCCAATTGCAGTTATCAAAGATGTAATTCTTGATGCGTGACGTAATGGCTTATATGCAATCTTTTCAATTAGTACACCTGTAAACATACAGATCAACATTGCGATAATCAAAGTTGGGAAAAATCCTAACCCCCATGATGTAGAAGCAAAGAAACCAACATATGCACCTAACATATAAATATCACCATGTGCAAAGTTAATTAATTTGATAATTCCATAGACCATGGTATAACCTAGAGCGATCAATGCGAAAATACTACCTACCGACAGACCATTGATCAGCTGTTGTAAAAATATTGTCATACGAATACCCCTTCCTATATACATTTGAAACGTCAAATAAGGTGAAAGTGCGCTTTCACCTTATTTATGTTGTTTATCAAATATCTTCTTATTTTGTTACATCAACATCAACAGCAGAAGCCTGTTCGCCATCTTTTAATTCAACGAATTTAATTGATTTAATAGGTGTGTGATCATCATCCATTGAGAATGTTCCTGTAACACCTGTGAAGTCTTTATATGCAGCAATTGCATTTGTAATTGCTTCTGGATCATCACTACCAGCTTTTTCGATTGCATCTTTAACAAAGTAAGCTAAGTCATATCCTAATGCAGCAAATGTATCAGGAGCTTTATCATATTCATCTTTATAAGCTTTCAAGAATGCATCAACTTTTTCGTTCTTTTCTGTAGTAGAGAAGTGAGTAGTGAAGAATACGTTATTTAATTTATCTGCACCAACAACTTCTTTTAATTTAGGTGAATCAAATCCATCAGGTCCTAAGATTGGTTTTTCAATACCAGCTTCACGAGCCTGTTTTACGATCTGACTTGCTTCTTCATAATAACCTGGAATCAACATTGCATCATAATCTTTGCCTTTGATTTTTGTTAATACAGAACTGAATTCTTTATCACCCTGTGTATAGCTTTCATTTCCAACAATGTTTCCACCTAATTTTTTGAATTCATCAGAGAATACTTTTGTTAAACCTTTTGCATAATCACTTGAGTTATCAGAATATACTAATACATTTTTCCATCCTTTATCAAAAGCAGCTTTTGCTAATGCTTTCCCCTGGAATGAATCAGAGTAACAAATTTTAAAGCCATATGGCTGTACACTTCCATCAGTTTTCAAAGTCGCATCATCTGCTGTAGCTGAAGCTGAAAGTGTTGGAATTTTGTTTTCTGAAGCCATTTCAAATGCCTGTTTTGTCAATGATGAAATTGCAGGTCCTAAAATAACCTTAGATCCATCCTGTACCAACTGATTATAAACGGTTGGCATGTCTGTATCACTTGTTTTATTATCCAATACATCTAAATCAATTTTCTTTTGTTTGTCGCCGACTTTTACACCGCCAGCAGCATTGATTTCTTTAACAGCTAATTTAATGCCATCAACGTGACTTGTTCCATAAGTAGCTGCTGTTCCTGTTTGTTCATAGTTTACGCCCCATTTAACTGAATCTTCATTAGAGCCTTCATCTTTACTGCCGCAACCAGTCATTGTAAATGCCATTGCCGCACATGCTGCCATTGCAACATATTTCTTAAAATTTCCCATGTTTTTCTCTCCTTCTCTTTTTTTCTTTCCTCAAAATAATCAATACGTTTAATTGATTAACAATATTATAGCGCATTGAAATTACATTGCAAGTGTTTTCTGCAAATTTTTACAATAATTTTCAGTAATACTATCATTTTATTTCAAAGTTTTCTAAAATAGTTAAAACCTCCTGTTTTTTCATAATTAAAGGAGTGAACCTGGGCAAAGTCCACTCCTTCTCATGATAATTAATATTTACTCATACCTCTTCGACGAAGATAATTTTTTATTGGTTTATAATAATACAACAATAAAGCCGGAATCAACAGACATAATAATCTTCCAAATATCGTATTTGCAAATAGCAGCAGTACACCAAGCCAAGGATTTCTTCCTGTAAGCGTTCCATACACATCTTCCTTGCATATGATGATATCCTGCTTTTGGGCTGTATGCTTTCTGGTTTCTACAACCATATTATGATTTTCATCGATTGTTTTGATAAATCCTGTCCTTGGACCCTCTTTTGTTTCGTAAAGAATGATTTCATTTTCATATACTGCATCTGTACGTCCAATGGAATCAAAGAATGCCAGATCATTACAAAGTAAATCAGGTTCCATTTCATCTGTTTCTACTATATATGCAATTTTACCAAATGCCTCTGATTTTTTCTCAGGTGATGCAGTGGAAACATATAATACAAATAGATTCACAACAATGCTGCAGGTAATCGCAGCAATCAAAACAGTCATAACCAGCTGATCAAATCCCTTATGACGCTGATTTCTTACGAATTGATTTACAATATCTTCATAGCTGTCTTGTTTCGGTATCACGATACGAACGCCATCATCTAAATCCATGTCTTTTTCATAAAAGGGGAAATTTGTATATTGGGATATCTTTTGAGCACGCACGACCAACGTAATCAAAGCGATGATGACAACGATCAGAAAGTAGAATAAGTAATTTGACTGTCCAAAGTAATCAAACAGATGGGTAATGTTCTGCATACTGACAGGATCACTTATCAAATTATAGTAGCCACTGCTTAAGCGTAATATCCAAATGATAATTGCACTAATCACAATGACATATCTTGCATCACGCTGTTCTGTTATAAATAGCGAACATTCCATCGTAACAACCGTAACAAATATGATATCAACAAGCCCTACCATATAGAGCGATATCATGTAATTCACAATGAATGGATATTGTAACAACATGGTCAACAGGATAGTAACGATATATCCTATTGTATAGTAGATAACGATTTCCTTTAAACGTATCAACAACTTGGTCAAAATCATCTTCAACGGATCATATCCGTTTTTTGCCAGTGTGTACCATTTATTTGCTGATATCTCCGCAAATGTAAGTAAATCGAAATAGCGTATCATATAGACAATATACATAATGAAAGCAACTAAAACATAAAGACTAATCGTAGAAAAATAGCTTGGCATCATAAACTGTGGAACACTTTGTGACAGGACACTGCGCGTTAATGCCTGTAACACCAGATGAATAATAAAAGAAAGAATAGCAATACTCACTCCGTACCATAGAATGCTTTGACTTTTTCTTTTCTTTTCAATATATGACAATTTTCTATCCGTTTGTTTTACTATTTTGTTCATACTGATATACGATCTCTTTCCACGCGTTTTCAACACAATATGGGTGCTGTTCTATAAACTTTGGGTAGTAGTAGTTCTTTCCCAGCGTTGCACATATTGCATCATATCCAGCAATATTATTATGCTGATCCCAAACTTCTAATCGATTGCCATTTCTACGATATTCATAATCGGGCATTGTTTTCATTAGATATTCTTCCATTTCCTTTGCACGATCGTCCCTTATGATTGCACACAGGTGATCCCAAGTTTTGATAAAATCCTGTACGGGAGAATTACAAAGAAATCTACCATCATACAAGGGGGAAATATGGGTTGCACAGGCTTCTATCATTTTGTAATCAAAAGAAGAAAATAACAATGTCCGTTTTTGTCTTTGCAATTCCTGACATATCGTTTGAATCGCAAGAATACATTTCTCATCATAATATAATCTTGCTAAATTCCAGATAATCAGTTTGCTTTCTGTATAGTAACCAGCCATTAATTCCACTACGCTTTTTTCCGGTGGAGTTAATGTACTGATTTCTCTTTCACTTAAATAACCTAGATTAACATCCAACAAATCTTTGGCAATCTGATGCTTCCTTTCATCAATACTGCCAGGCTCCTTTGCTGTAATAAATGTGAGATATTCAAGAACACTCATGTTCTCAAACATCATGTTTGTACTTCCTATATAGTAGACATGCGGTAAAATCAAACGTTTTTTCCGCATCATCCCTGTCTCATTTAAAACACATCTGCCATCTTTATACGGTCTGGCATTCGCAACGATTTCAAGAAATAAACGCACTTCAAATGCTTTATTTCCAATAATCGCCCAGATTTCGCCTTCTAAAGCTTCAAAATTCAGGTCCTGAAATACTTGGACAGGCTGCTCGTTATCCTTTTGGTAAAATTCCATACTTGCAACATGTTCCATCAGAACACTTTGTTTTCTCCTCTGTTCCTCCATACGCCACACCTATTTCATTTCCACAGATGGATATGACAGTTTCCAACTGTTTACGCAATTCTCAGCGTTCATATGCCATCAACAGGAAAAACAGTCCTTTCCCTACACACTAATCATAACTTCCAGGGACACAGACTGTCAAACGTTACTTTTATTTTTACGTTCCTGTCTATCAGCAATAATCGCTTTTCGGCCACTATTTGGTTATTTATTAAATTTTGACAACTCGTTTCCAGCTTATGATTTCACTATCCTAGCCGATAGCGAATCCTAAGACTTTCTCGTTAAATATGCTTTTCTTAATAAACGCCGCTGGAATTTGATTGCCTAGGGAAGGTGTATGTAAAGATATCCATTTAGCCAAAATGTTTGTCTTCATTACCTTAGCGTTTCTGCATATAGCCTTTATGCAGCTTTCCGCATTCCCATTTGGAAGTGCCAACGCACCATCAAATAAAGTTTTTTTCATGTTTCTCTCTCCTCCATTGAACATGCTTTATTCTTCGGCAACTGGCTGTCGTATTTTCTAATAAATAGACCCTATAGCTTTGCGTCACCAGATCACTCTGGCTTTGCCTTGTTTCCTCCAAGTGGTATATACCACTTGGTCTATACCAATTATAGACCATGTCTTATTTTAATGCAAGCGTTTACTTAAAATTTTTATCATTTTTTTGTAAAAATCGCTTTCATTTGTTACAAATCTTTTTCAAAACTCCAATTTTCCTTATAATAACGGCATATATTTCAATAACCTGCTCTTTTTTTTATCTATGGAATTGTATATATGTCCTATACTTCTCATAAAAAAACCTATTGCAATTTCAAATAATCATAGTATACTAATACCAGTTATTATTTTTACCAAGGAGGATCGTGGGTAGTAATAATGAGCGCCTGGACCTACGGGTTGACGAGGATAACAGTTATCGAAAGATTCGGCGGGTACTGTTACGGTTATTGTGGATCGAAAGAGAATAGACAAAAGCAACATCATAATGCTACAAAAACTATTCTCAACACACTATTTTTTATCATGGAGGAACATAAAATATGTGTGGAATAATTGGCTATGTGGGATCAGAGAAGATCTCAAATAGTGTTTTGATTGCGGGTTTACACGCCTTAGAATACCGTGGGTATGACTCTGCAGGATTAGCACTGGCACAAAATGATCAG
Coding sequences:
- a CDS encoding tryptophan synthase subunit alpha, with translation MNRIDQKMQDLKAKHQSAFIGFLTAGDPDIPTCLACLKQMEDNGCDIIEIGLPFSDPIAEGPLIQAANLRALTHGITTDDVMEMVKTFRLQSDIPLLFLLYYNQIFTYGIEKFLKACHDAGIDGLIIPDLPLEHREEIVPYADAYDIDIISLVTPVSKQRKQEIVSNSKGFLYCVTSTGVTGERSSFKTDLKAFIDELNQYTDTPKALGFGISTPEQIKEMKNYADGIIVGSAIVRRIEAITTQNKTPEDVGEFVKTLSDACHA
- a CDS encoding phosphoribosylanthranilate isomerase, giving the protein MVHIKICGMCSIQDIQCVNEVKVDYAGFVFASGKHQISINEAKNLIPHLNHSKSVGVFVNEQVDEIAHIANTIHLDVIQLHGEESQKDIQYLKENTPCEVWKAIRLHTLKDYQLFHELHPDCFLVDSFDRSSYGGTGKRIKKELLASLDLSDKILAGGINTQNVHEILSYHPYMIDVSSGVETNGSKDIQKIRKLISEVKK
- a CDS encoding sigma-70 family RNA polymerase sigma factor, which translates into the protein MGNSQSIRGNVQSYLRSIGGYPRLTHEEEIEYFKKIEEGDENAKEYFIDCNLKLVVNIAKQFNRYNVPFMDLIQEGNLGLIRAVEKFDYRKGFKFSTYATQWIRQYITRYILDKEKIIHIPVHIAESEFKIRKAIDRLMKELQREPTIEEIAKDCNMTPEEVRDLMGLTQTTVSIDAQIDEDGDTSLGDMLSDEATLTPQQNADAMYMKETVQKSLSVLKERERDVIIRRYGLNGETPMTLEDIGKIYGITRERVRQIENKAMRKLGSRNVKEELKDLYYHDIKD
- the trpB gene encoding tryptophan synthase subunit beta, with translation MIKGMYGSYGGQYAPETLMVALNELEEAYAAVKDDPSFQEELAFYLKEYANRPSLFYYAKKMSEDLGGAKIYLKREDLNHTGAHKINNVLGQTLIAKRMGKTKIIAETGAGQHGVASATAAALFGMECEVFMGEEDIKRQALNVFKMELLGAKVTSVSSGTGTLKDATNEAMRTWAQRCEDTFYVLGSTVGPHPYPMIVRDFQKIISEETKAQCLKKEGRLPDYVIACVGGGSNAMGSFYDFIEDEQVQLIGCEAAGKGVDTALHAATITKGSTGVLHGMKSIFLQDKFGQIMDVYSISAGLDYPGVGPEHAHLNEIKRAKYVPVTDEEAVNAFLYLTKTEGIIPAIESSHALAYAMKLAPTLSKDKIIAVTLSGRGDKDVKSIAEYMEVQINE
- a CDS encoding ABC transporter ATP-binding protein — its product is MLKVEGLNIKYGAIHAVKGIDLEVNEGEIVTLIGANGAGKTSILKALSGLVKPSAGTITYDGKVLNKCSAQDIMKLGISHVPEGRRIFAGMTVLENLELGAYQRKDKDGIKRDLEAVYDRFPILKDRSKQNAATLSGGEQQMLAMGRALMANPKILLLDEPSMGLAPILVKEIFNIIKDINAKGTTVLLVEQNARMALSIAHRAYVMETGNIVMSGTGKELSESEEIQKAYLGG
- the trpC gene encoding indole-3-glycerol phosphate synthase TrpC, with product MILDTIIEKKKETLEQSFQNQSLLYHPIAHQMKNKEDLFVIGEIKKASPSKGVIVKDFNVEKFTKEYTMAGVDALSILTEENFFQGSLENIKLAKAFSHIPVLRKDFIMDAREIIQSKQVGADMILLITAMLSDEQLRTFYQMANMLYLECIVEVHNEEELTRALKIHPEIIGINNRDLYTFEVSLETTKRLAQKIPDDICIVSESGIFTHDDMEFVKAAGVDAVLIGESFMRCDNFMEHLQHLRYGSY
- a CDS encoding CBS domain-containing protein, which produces MYVKNRMTKNPICIGVNNKISEVVDIMNEKKLHRIPVVNGKKLVGLVTEGMISKNGATKATSLSIYELNYLLSKTTVDAIMIRDVITIHEDSFLEDAALLMYKHDIGCLPVVNDDKEVVGILTSNDVLSAFLDILGYRERGSRVCIEVKDELGTIGSLSEIFVRNNCNITHLGVYSQHNGFADMIIRIDTFQTDELEKDLEASGYKVLSITKNPN